The following coding sequences are from one Pseudonocardia sp. HH130630-07 window:
- a CDS encoding CaiB/BaiF CoA transferase family protein, translated as MTAPLAGITILDFSRVLAAPMATQLLAELGASVVKVERPVTGDETRGFEPRLPHGESAYFFAFNRGKRSVTLDLKDERGRDVARRLSAGADVVVENFLPGAMDRLGLGYDELSAANPRLVYVSTTGFGQTGPDRSRKGYDTVFQALSGVMAMTGEPDGPPSKSGVPVADMSSGLWVAIAVLTGLAGRGASGRGRHLDVSMMDVQLSLHALNAARLFALDEDPARTGTEHPGRVPSAAFQAGDGGWLHISGSDQHWAPLCAVLGLDDLGADPGLARNADRVAQRDRVMPALRGAIAHHERDPLVKELRAVDVPVGEVRSVREALADPHAAARGIVGGFVHPTEGEFPALRTPLRDSGAEPPDTAAPPLLGADTDAVLAEAGLSAADIEALRAAGVIG; from the coding sequence GTGACCGCACCGCTGGCCGGTATCACGATCCTGGACTTCTCCCGGGTCCTCGCCGCCCCGATGGCCACCCAGCTCCTCGCCGAGCTCGGTGCGAGCGTCGTGAAGGTGGAACGGCCCGTCACCGGCGACGAGACCCGTGGCTTCGAGCCGCGTCTGCCGCACGGAGAGAGCGCCTACTTCTTCGCGTTCAACCGTGGCAAGCGGTCGGTCACCCTCGACCTGAAGGACGAGCGCGGCCGCGACGTCGCGCGCCGACTCTCCGCCGGTGCGGACGTCGTCGTCGAGAACTTCCTGCCCGGCGCGATGGATCGGCTCGGCCTCGGCTACGACGAGCTGTCCGCGGCGAACCCGCGCCTGGTCTACGTGTCGACCACCGGGTTCGGCCAGACCGGGCCGGACCGCTCCCGGAAGGGGTACGACACGGTCTTCCAGGCGTTGTCCGGGGTCATGGCGATGACCGGCGAGCCGGACGGGCCTCCCTCGAAGAGCGGGGTCCCGGTGGCGGACATGAGCTCCGGGCTGTGGGTCGCGATCGCTGTGCTCACCGGTCTCGCCGGGCGCGGGGCATCCGGCCGCGGCCGTCACCTCGACGTGTCCATGATGGATGTCCAGCTGAGCCTGCACGCGCTCAACGCCGCCCGTCTGTTCGCCCTCGACGAGGATCCGGCCCGCACCGGTACCGAGCACCCCGGTCGGGTGCCGTCCGCGGCGTTCCAGGCCGGTGACGGCGGCTGGCTCCACATCAGCGGCAGCGACCAGCACTGGGCGCCGCTGTGCGCCGTCCTCGGGCTGGACGACCTCGGCGCCGACCCCGGACTCGCCCGTAACGCGGATCGGGTCGCCCAGCGGGACCGGGTGATGCCGGCCCTGCGTGGTGCGATCGCCCACCACGAGCGCGATCCGTTGGTGAAGGAGCTGCGGGCGGTCGACGTCCCGGTGGGCGAGGTCCGATCCGTGCGCGAGGCGCTGGCCGATCCGCACGCCGCGGCCCGCGGCATCGTCGGCGGATTCGTCCACCCGACCGAGGGGGAGTTCCCGGCGCTGCGCACGCCGCTGCGCGACAGCGGGGCGGAGCCGCCCGATACAGCCGCACCGCCGCTGCTCGGCGCGGACACCGACGCAGTCCTGGCCGAGGCCGGGCTGTCGGCCGCCGACATCGAGGCCCTGCGGGCCGCGGGGGTGATCGGATGA
- a CDS encoding enoyl-CoA hydratase/isomerase family protein: protein MSDPQRIRTTVVDGVATVELVRPEARNAVDLLMCDQLRAAFDEIDADESVHVVLLAAQGSVFCAGADLKERTGKDAAWVRRRRIASFAAYAAVEACRRPVVALLQGAVVGSGGEIALAADFALAADDVSFRFPEPHWGTVGATQRLQRAIGKRRAKELLFTNRRLAGGEALELGLVSRLVPAAELADAGWETARAIAAAPPTALSLTKRAVDLGAETDLDRGIRIEMAAIEQNLASGDWRAGVERFTTKGTRS from the coding sequence ATGAGCGACCCGCAGCGGATCCGGACGACCGTCGTCGACGGCGTCGCGACCGTCGAGCTCGTCCGTCCCGAGGCGCGAAACGCCGTCGACCTGCTGATGTGCGATCAGCTGCGCGCGGCGTTCGACGAGATCGACGCGGACGAGTCGGTGCACGTGGTGCTCCTCGCCGCACAGGGATCGGTGTTCTGTGCCGGCGCGGACCTCAAGGAACGCACCGGCAAGGACGCTGCCTGGGTCCGCCGCCGCCGGATCGCCTCCTTCGCCGCCTACGCCGCGGTCGAGGCGTGCCGCCGTCCGGTCGTCGCCCTGCTGCAGGGGGCCGTGGTCGGATCCGGCGGGGAGATCGCCCTCGCCGCGGACTTCGCCCTGGCCGCCGACGACGTGAGCTTCCGGTTCCCCGAGCCGCACTGGGGCACGGTCGGTGCCACCCAGCGGCTGCAGCGCGCGATCGGCAAGCGGCGCGCCAAGGAGCTCCTGTTCACCAACCGGAGGCTGGCCGGGGGCGAGGCGCTGGAGCTCGGCCTCGTCAGCAGGCTCGTCCCGGCGGCGGAGCTCGCCGATGCCGGCTGGGAGACCGCTCGCGCGATCGCCGCGGCGCCCCCGACTGCGCTGTCGCTGACCAAACGCGCCGTCGACCTCGGCGCCGAGACCGACCTCGACCGGGGCATCCGCATCGAGATGGCCGCCATCGAGCAGAACCTCGCCTCCGGGGACTGGCGTGCGGGTGTCGAGCGCTTCACCACGAAGGGAACCCGATCGTGA
- a CDS encoding class I adenylate-forming enzyme family protein gives MIDLRAACPLTAHEALARAATIAPDVEAVVSAQERITYAGLADEVAAIRAALVARGVGHGDRVALCLGNGPRWVALFVALGSIGAVTVPVNTRFTADEIHYTLAHARVSTLVTADRVLRVDLPALLRATGIGADGRCASLPELRETVVVGESTGWGTPWGEYLAAGAAAGDPAPTGIAEDIVLVQYTSGTTSRPKGVLLTHRSMCANAFFSGARMGLRPGDRFHSARPFFHVAGSTLSVLSAIQHATTLVTMARFEPVEALGLLESERCTHFSGNDTMALLLLDHPERDRHVLQLRGAWLAASSTVVRRVIDELGAREAVTGYGQSEASPNVAQSAWWEPEEIRASAAMAPQPGVEVRIRGADDGRPCEPGEPGTILVRGWNLMQGYLDDPEKTAATIDADGWLDTGDLGVLDDSGRLHFVGRTRDIIRVGGENVAPADVEETLHRHPAVRQAAVVGVPDDRLLEVPFAFVVLTAPGAATEADILEWARGRMAGFKLPRYLRIVDGFDDIGMTASSKIQKNKLAAHARGLLERADT, from the coding sequence GTGATCGACCTGCGCGCGGCCTGCCCGCTCACCGCCCACGAGGCTCTCGCCCGGGCCGCGACGATCGCGCCCGACGTGGAGGCCGTCGTCTCCGCCCAGGAGCGGATCACCTACGCCGGGCTGGCCGACGAGGTGGCGGCGATCCGGGCGGCACTGGTCGCCCGCGGTGTGGGCCACGGCGATCGAGTCGCTCTCTGCCTGGGCAACGGGCCGCGCTGGGTCGCACTGTTCGTAGCGCTGGGCTCGATCGGTGCCGTGACGGTGCCGGTGAACACCCGGTTCACCGCCGACGAGATCCACTACACGCTGGCCCACGCCCGGGTGTCCACACTCGTCACCGCAGACCGGGTGCTGCGGGTCGACCTGCCCGCCCTGCTGCGTGCGACGGGGATCGGCGCCGACGGGCGCTGCGCGAGCCTGCCCGAGCTGCGGGAGACCGTCGTCGTCGGGGAGTCGACGGGGTGGGGCACCCCCTGGGGGGAGTATCTCGCCGCCGGCGCGGCGGCCGGGGACCCGGCGCCGACAGGGATCGCGGAGGACATCGTGCTGGTTCAGTACACCTCCGGCACCACGTCCCGGCCCAAGGGCGTCCTGCTCACCCACCGCAGCATGTGCGCGAACGCGTTCTTCTCCGGTGCCCGGATGGGCCTGCGTCCCGGTGACCGCTTCCACTCGGCCCGCCCGTTCTTTCACGTCGCGGGCAGCACGCTGTCGGTGCTCTCGGCGATCCAGCACGCGACCACGCTGGTCACGATGGCGCGGTTCGAACCCGTCGAGGCGCTCGGGCTGCTCGAGTCGGAGCGGTGCACGCACTTCTCCGGTAACGACACCATGGCGTTGCTGTTGCTCGACCACCCCGAACGGGACCGGCACGTGCTGCAGCTGCGCGGGGCGTGGCTCGCCGCATCCTCGACGGTCGTCCGCCGGGTGATCGACGAGCTCGGGGCTCGCGAGGCCGTCACGGGCTACGGCCAGTCCGAGGCCTCCCCGAACGTCGCCCAGTCCGCGTGGTGGGAGCCCGAGGAGATCAGGGCGAGCGCGGCCATGGCGCCGCAGCCCGGCGTCGAGGTCCGCATCCGCGGGGCGGACGACGGCCGACCGTGCGAGCCCGGCGAACCCGGGACGATTCTCGTGCGGGGCTGGAACCTCATGCAGGGCTACCTCGACGACCCGGAGAAGACCGCCGCCACCATCGACGCCGACGGCTGGCTCGACACCGGTGACCTGGGCGTCCTCGACGACAGCGGGCGGCTGCACTTCGTCGGCCGGACCAGGGACATCATCAGGGTCGGCGGGGAGAACGTCGCGCCGGCCGACGTCGAGGAGACGCTGCACCGTCATCCCGCGGTGCGGCAGGCCGCGGTCGTCGGGGTGCCCGACGACCGGCTGCTCGAGGTGCCGTTCGCGTTCGTCGTGCTGACCGCGCCGGGCGCTGCGACCGAGGCCGACATCCTGGAGTGGGCACGCGGACGGATGGCGGGGTTCAAGCTGCCGAGGTACCTGCGGATCGTCGACGGCTTCGACGACATCGGTATGACGGCGAGTTCGAAGATCCAGAAGAACAAGCTCGCCGCACACGCCCGCGGCCTGCTGGAGCGGGCGGACACGTGA
- a CDS encoding NAD(P)H-dependent flavin oxidoreductase — translation MITTRLTELLGTEVPVVQAGMSWVSSAAALPLAVSNAGGLGVVAAGPMRLPDLERTLDEMTAGTDRPWAVNLPLYRGGIEDVLDLLERRPPPVLVASQGGPRRYLDRFRALGTRCLHVVAGAEHARKAADAGVDGLVVVGAEAGGHPPPALVTTMVLVRAVATAVPDVPLVASGGIADGAGLAAVLALGADGAQLGTRFLLSTEASVHAEYQATVLAAGIDDTRTVGHGLGVIRAVRNDFTDRMTALEQAGESVDARRSPFGTATLRAAALHGDVHGGKVEAGQSAGLIDDVSPAAELVERIVTEYRETVDRLPR, via the coding sequence GTGATCACGACCAGGCTCACCGAGCTACTGGGGACCGAGGTACCGGTGGTGCAGGCCGGTATGTCGTGGGTGTCGTCGGCGGCGGCGCTGCCGCTGGCGGTGAGTAACGCCGGTGGGCTCGGCGTCGTCGCCGCCGGACCGATGCGGCTCCCGGACCTGGAGCGCACGCTCGACGAGATGACAGCCGGGACCGACCGGCCGTGGGCGGTGAATCTGCCGCTCTACCGCGGGGGGATCGAGGACGTGCTCGACCTGCTCGAACGCCGGCCGCCGCCGGTGCTCGTCGCCTCGCAGGGCGGACCCCGGCGCTACCTCGACCGGTTCCGGGCGCTCGGGACCCGCTGCCTGCACGTCGTCGCGGGGGCCGAGCACGCCCGCAAGGCCGCCGACGCGGGGGTGGACGGGCTCGTCGTCGTCGGGGCCGAGGCGGGCGGGCACCCGCCACCCGCGCTCGTGACGACCATGGTGCTGGTCCGAGCCGTCGCGACGGCCGTCCCGGACGTCCCGCTCGTCGCCTCCGGCGGGATCGCCGACGGTGCCGGACTCGCCGCAGTACTCGCGCTCGGCGCGGACGGGGCACAGCTCGGCACCCGGTTCCTGCTCAGCACCGAGGCGTCCGTGCACGCCGAGTACCAGGCGACAGTGCTCGCAGCGGGCATCGACGACACTCGGACCGTCGGGCACGGGCTTGGCGTGATCCGCGCCGTCCGTAACGACTTCACCGATCGCATGACAGCTCTCGAACAGGCGGGCGAGAGCGTCGATGCACGACGTTCGCCGTTCGGGACCGCGACGCTACGCGCTGCCGCGCTGCACGGTGACGTCCACGGCGGCAAGGTCGAGGCGGGCCAGTCGGCCGGGCTGATCGACGACGTGAGTCCCGCGGCCGAGCTGGTCGAGCGGATCGTCACGGAGTACCGGGAGACCGTCGACCGTCTCCCCCGCTGA
- a CDS encoding helix-turn-helix domain-containing protein, producing MPEDVLIGRRLREIRVWRGLSLRAAAELAGLSKSYLSMIERGERAVERRSTLSALATALRVAPTELTGQPFAPATETDAGARASVEDVREALRRIETDDLDAVDLPDPDRLAARVDAARAASLSCDFETLGAMLPSLATDVTAAARNGSGRARALAVPVLRMTFQLVKDLGFHDVAWMAVGHAHRAALALGDPAWIAMTQFDRARAMIGTNAPGAALRLVRDAADEVEPEGDGAQAYGMLLLSMALQSAINDVVDDVPALLDEADRLATHTGEGTFGDMSFGPRNLGVWRVTLAVETGNLAQVPELATRVDVGSIGSRDRQASFHIDHGRGLTMLRGRESEAVRSLARAEAVAPQFTRANPFAREMVGDLLRRARRDTSGRELRGMAYRMGLAG from the coding sequence ATGCCCGAGGACGTCCTGATCGGCCGCCGCCTACGCGAGATCAGGGTGTGGCGCGGCCTGTCGCTCCGGGCCGCCGCCGAACTCGCGGGGCTGTCGAAGTCGTACCTGTCCATGATCGAACGGGGCGAGCGTGCGGTGGAGCGACGCTCGACGCTGTCGGCGCTCGCCACCGCGCTCCGGGTCGCCCCGACCGAGCTGACGGGGCAGCCGTTCGCCCCGGCCACCGAGACCGACGCAGGTGCCCGCGCGTCGGTGGAGGACGTGCGCGAGGCCCTGCGTCGTATCGAGACGGACGACCTGGACGCGGTCGACCTCCCCGATCCGGACCGTCTGGCGGCACGGGTGGACGCCGCGCGGGCCGCCTCGCTGTCCTGTGACTTCGAGACGCTCGGTGCGATGCTGCCGAGCCTGGCGACCGACGTCACGGCGGCCGCTCGCAACGGATCGGGCCGGGCACGGGCCCTGGCCGTCCCCGTGCTGCGGATGACGTTCCAGCTCGTGAAGGACCTCGGGTTCCACGATGTCGCATGGATGGCGGTCGGACACGCGCACCGCGCGGCGCTGGCGCTCGGCGACCCTGCATGGATCGCGATGACGCAGTTCGACCGGGCCCGGGCCATGATCGGCACCAATGCACCTGGCGCGGCCCTGAGACTGGTGCGCGACGCGGCCGACGAGGTCGAGCCGGAGGGAGACGGAGCCCAGGCCTACGGGATGCTCCTCCTGTCCATGGCCCTGCAGAGTGCGATCAACGACGTCGTCGACGACGTGCCCGCCCTGCTCGATGAGGCGGACCGGCTGGCCACGCACACGGGTGAGGGAACGTTCGGCGACATGTCGTTCGGACCGCGCAATCTCGGTGTGTGGCGGGTGACCCTGGCTGTGGAGACCGGGAACCTGGCGCAGGTCCCGGAGCTGGCAACGAGAGTGGACGTCGGGTCCATCGGATCCCGGGACCGGCAGGCGTCGTTCCACATCGATCACGGTCGCGGCCTGACGATGCTGCGCGGCAGGGAGTCCGAGGCGGTGAGGTCCCTGGCCCGCGCGGAGGCGGTCGCCCCGCAGTTCACCCGGGCCAACCCGTTCGCCCGCGAGATGGTCGGCGATCTGCT